Proteins from a genomic interval of Rubinisphaera italica:
- a CDS encoding PQQ-binding-like beta-propeller repeat protein, producing MWDLSISILVFSLLSASNSYAAEPNWPQFRGPSGQGYAVGAEIPVKFDEETNITWKQAIPGLGWSTPVVWGDQVWLTTAVDLEETEPALSLRAIGLEVATGKVLHEIELFRIPNPEKIHDDNSYASPTPIIDEQNIYCHFGTFGTAAIDHHTGKILWKNEELEIEHQGGPGSSPVAFENLLILTCDGANEQFVAALDKTSGEIQWKTKRSAPLRENKITHRAFATPFLWNRDETNLLISPGADQVHAYDPSTGEERWHVRYTGFSNVPAPVANGSHVFVCTGFYETQLLAIRAEGRGDITETNIDWTYDRSVSTVPSPILIDDMIFTINPGGIVVCLSCETGDVLGKRRFIGAYSASPIFANDKLYFCSEEGKISVINADPQMELVQVNRLDGRIKASPAVAGKALYLRTDTHLYVLRINNIKPPITY from the coding sequence ATGTGGGATCTCTCAATTTCAATTCTGGTCTTCAGTCTCTTATCTGCTTCTAACTCTTACGCTGCAGAGCCCAACTGGCCTCAGTTTCGAGGCCCCTCAGGGCAAGGATATGCAGTCGGTGCAGAGATTCCAGTAAAGTTTGATGAAGAAACCAACATCACCTGGAAACAGGCAATTCCGGGGCTGGGCTGGTCAACTCCTGTTGTCTGGGGTGATCAAGTCTGGTTAACGACAGCTGTCGATCTGGAGGAAACGGAACCAGCACTCTCGCTACGGGCGATTGGCCTGGAAGTCGCGACTGGAAAAGTTCTGCATGAAATCGAATTGTTTCGTATACCGAATCCCGAAAAGATTCATGACGACAACAGCTATGCATCCCCAACTCCCATCATTGACGAACAAAACATCTATTGCCATTTTGGGACCTTTGGGACGGCAGCAATTGACCACCACACGGGGAAAATTCTCTGGAAAAATGAAGAACTGGAAATCGAGCATCAAGGGGGACCGGGAAGTTCTCCTGTTGCATTTGAAAATCTGCTCATCCTGACTTGCGATGGAGCGAACGAACAATTTGTCGCTGCTCTGGACAAAACATCTGGAGAAATTCAATGGAAGACGAAACGCTCTGCCCCATTACGGGAAAACAAAATCACTCATCGTGCTTTTGCCACCCCGTTTCTTTGGAACAGAGATGAAACGAATCTCTTAATCAGCCCCGGGGCCGATCAGGTTCATGCCTATGATCCCTCCACGGGCGAAGAACGCTGGCATGTGCGGTACACAGGCTTCTCGAATGTGCCTGCCCCGGTGGCCAATGGGTCCCATGTTTTCGTCTGTACCGGTTTTTATGAAACTCAGCTTCTGGCCATTCGCGCAGAAGGACGAGGCGACATTACCGAGACGAACATCGACTGGACTTATGATCGTAGCGTGAGCACGGTCCCGTCTCCCATCCTGATTGACGATATGATTTTCACAATCAACCCGGGTGGAATCGTCGTCTGCCTGAGTTGCGAAACTGGCGATGTGCTGGGAAAACGCCGCTTTATTGGCGCGTATTCCGCATCCCCTATCTTTGCTAATGACAAACTTTACTTTTGCAGTGAAGAAGGCAAAATTAGTGTGATTAACGCAGACCCGCAAATGGAACTCGTCCAGGTAAATCGTCTCGATGGACGCATAAAAGCCTCACCAGCAGTCGCTGGCAAGGCTCTTTATTTACGCACAGATACGCATCTGTACGTATTGAGAATCAATAACATCAAGCCGCCAATCACTTACTGA
- a CDS encoding SDR family oxidoreductase produces MINTAKSETNYLLMTGATGLLGRYLMKDLAIANVPLAVVVRPSRRLSAESRIESIMESWEDQLNRPLMRPVVLAGELCEDSLGMEPNDIRWAIENCTGMIHNAASLSFVSTGPEAEPYRSNVGGTKNVLQFCQEAGIREFHHVSTAYVCGLRNGTVLPSELDVGQEFGNPYEESKVMAEKMVRGSDFIDSLTVYRPGIIVGDSKNGFTNTFHGFYAAVQLIHTILRNQDLVGETGFSDVYPTRINLDGTESKNLVPVDWVSAVMAHILSHDKLHGDTYHLTPRNAVETRTINAALCASCRFYGSTLTGADTHFEEHTELEEFFYEHIRVYNSYWRNDPTFDSTNTQKAAPHLLCPHMDYKMLKFLADQAIKMNFTFREKPVMQKADRAVVNAQ; encoded by the coding sequence ATGATTAATACTGCGAAATCCGAGACAAATTATTTATTAATGACTGGGGCGACCGGGCTGTTAGGTCGTTACCTGATGAAGGATCTGGCGATCGCTAACGTTCCGTTGGCTGTTGTTGTGCGTCCTTCGCGTCGATTGTCTGCGGAGTCCCGCATAGAATCGATCATGGAATCGTGGGAAGATCAACTGAATCGCCCATTGATGCGTCCAGTGGTTCTGGCTGGAGAACTTTGTGAAGATTCTCTGGGCATGGAACCCAATGATATTCGCTGGGCAATCGAAAATTGCACAGGCATGATTCACAATGCCGCTTCTCTTTCTTTTGTCAGCACCGGTCCCGAAGCCGAGCCTTATCGCTCGAATGTTGGCGGAACTAAAAATGTGCTGCAGTTTTGCCAGGAAGCCGGCATTCGCGAGTTCCATCATGTTTCCACAGCTTATGTTTGTGGACTGCGGAATGGAACGGTTCTGCCATCCGAGCTCGATGTCGGTCAGGAATTCGGCAATCCTTATGAAGAGAGTAAGGTGATGGCTGAAAAAATGGTCCGAGGTTCCGATTTTATCGACTCGCTGACCGTCTATCGTCCCGGCATTATTGTGGGAGACTCCAAGAATGGTTTTACGAATACCTTCCATGGATTTTATGCAGCCGTTCAGTTGATTCATACAATTTTGAGGAATCAGGATCTTGTGGGCGAGACAGGATTTTCTGATGTCTATCCAACGAGAATTAACCTTGATGGCACCGAAAGTAAAAACCTTGTCCCTGTCGACTGGGTTTCGGCAGTGATGGCTCATATTCTTTCGCATGACAAACTTCATGGCGATACCTATCACCTGACACCACGGAATGCTGTCGAAACACGCACAATCAATGCGGCTCTCTGTGCTTCGTGTCGGTTTTACGGTTCGACCCTTACTGGGGCAGATACGCATTTTGAAGAGCACACGGAGCTGGAAGAATTCTTCTACGAGCATATACGAGTCTACAATTCCTACTGGCGAAACGATCCAACATTCGACAGTACCAATACGCAGAAAGCGGCTCCTCATCTGCTTTGCCCGCACATGGATTACAAGATGCTCAAGTTCCTGGCCGATCAGGCCATCAAGATGAATTTCACCTTTCGTGAAAAGCCAGTCATGCAGAAAGCGGATCGTGCTGTAGTGAATGCTCAGTAA
- a CDS encoding efflux RND transporter permease subunit: MLEYIDNFYRNYSRHLLVLMFISLPLLAYEAAQIPTNNDVETWLPAQSELKLRYDRFRQDFGSEEMLVLGFKNDANNPQLVSALAERLETLKGVRQAWDSKRFRDVMRELQVPEEAIQERLIGMTESVDGNYRAILVLLSEEGTADRGLVVQAIRDQLEYCQITTEQFAFAGGPVIVSELNRLGGPKNNRKFFLLTLFLGFLLLLAMLRDWRTSASMILLTVWAIQATTAGVKFLSGEMNFILGALPVMVMVFTLAISIHFLHYFDTFRNRTFAVARGLSAAWKPCLFATLTTTIGLASLCMSDIMPVRQFGYAASLGCVVSMVTSLVMMPAVVSALGFPGFGETSLLKVQRSIFAKVIRFRHAGVVIPLVLVAVTGIAVPELRSRLEPLDFLPSSNKVLTDFQEIQENLTTLDSIEIIVDFDGNEGAFLDRMDEVRAVERLVSVHPWVRSTSSPASFFPTIDQMPESTRDIGLLLKSANSRADESDYLACGQRFWRISARIEPEAREHQTQLVAEIQKSLAGYQVEITGLSPLVKQAQDQIFDGFWSSFGTAFVIITIVMMIALRSITIGLFAMIPNLTPLLIVFGLLAWFEVPIDIGMMMSGSIALGIAVDGTFHFLLRYESELRKEGDSAVASALSLDHTGPAIAEAAIIAAVGMLALSLSQFAPTARFGMLMTALLIAALIGDLVLLPAMLALRSRKRSMSEEEDQAVRLELRGPHQLQSFQNYSAAGMK; this comes from the coding sequence GTGCTCGAATATATCGACAACTTCTATCGAAATTACAGTCGGCATTTACTGGTGCTGATGTTCATTTCGTTGCCATTGCTGGCTTACGAAGCGGCTCAGATTCCAACGAACAACGATGTCGAAACCTGGTTGCCTGCTCAGTCGGAATTGAAACTCCGCTATGATCGATTTCGGCAGGACTTCGGCAGTGAAGAGATGCTCGTTCTTGGCTTCAAAAATGATGCCAACAATCCTCAACTGGTTTCTGCATTGGCAGAACGGCTTGAAACTCTGAAGGGGGTTCGTCAGGCGTGGGATTCGAAACGCTTTCGGGATGTGATGCGTGAATTGCAGGTTCCAGAAGAAGCAATTCAGGAGCGTCTGATTGGTATGACGGAATCGGTCGATGGAAATTATCGAGCGATACTTGTGCTGCTTTCCGAAGAAGGGACTGCTGATCGAGGGCTTGTTGTTCAGGCAATTCGGGATCAACTCGAGTATTGTCAGATCACCACCGAGCAGTTCGCCTTTGCCGGTGGTCCAGTCATCGTTTCCGAATTGAATCGGCTCGGTGGTCCGAAGAATAATCGCAAGTTCTTCCTGCTCACGTTATTCCTGGGATTTCTGTTGCTGCTGGCAATGCTGCGAGACTGGCGGACCAGTGCATCAATGATTTTGCTGACAGTGTGGGCGATTCAGGCAACAACTGCTGGCGTGAAGTTTCTCTCGGGTGAGATGAATTTCATTCTGGGAGCATTACCTGTGATGGTGATGGTTTTCACGCTGGCGATTTCGATTCACTTTCTGCATTATTTTGACACGTTTCGCAATCGAACTTTTGCGGTTGCTCGCGGTTTGAGTGCCGCCTGGAAACCTTGCCTGTTTGCGACATTGACGACCACGATTGGTCTGGCGTCATTGTGCATGAGTGACATTATGCCGGTTCGACAATTCGGATACGCAGCTTCGCTTGGATGTGTGGTCTCGATGGTCACTTCACTGGTGATGATGCCAGCTGTCGTTTCCGCACTCGGATTTCCTGGATTTGGGGAAACCTCTTTGCTGAAAGTTCAGCGAAGTATTTTTGCGAAAGTGATCCGCTTCCGTCATGCCGGAGTTGTGATTCCACTGGTCCTGGTGGCGGTGACAGGAATAGCCGTTCCAGAATTGAGAAGTCGGCTCGAACCACTCGATTTTCTACCATCCTCCAATAAAGTATTGACTGATTTTCAGGAGATTCAGGAAAATCTGACCACTCTGGATTCGATTGAAATCATTGTGGATTTCGATGGGAATGAAGGAGCGTTTCTGGATCGGATGGATGAAGTTCGGGCGGTGGAGCGGTTGGTTTCAGTCCATCCCTGGGTGCGGAGTACTTCATCACCGGCCAGTTTTTTTCCGACGATCGATCAGATGCCAGAATCGACTCGTGATATCGGCTTGCTGTTAAAGTCAGCTAACTCACGAGCAGATGAGAGCGATTATCTGGCATGTGGGCAGCGTTTCTGGCGAATTTCAGCACGCATCGAGCCGGAAGCTCGAGAACATCAAACGCAACTGGTTGCTGAAATCCAGAAGAGCCTGGCTGGTTATCAAGTCGAAATTACAGGTCTGTCTCCACTGGTGAAGCAGGCACAGGATCAGATTTTCGATGGCTTCTGGTCGAGTTTTGGGACTGCATTTGTGATTATCACAATCGTAATGATGATCGCGTTACGCTCGATCACCATTGGTCTGTTCGCGATGATTCCGAATTTGACACCTTTGCTGATTGTGTTTGGATTACTGGCCTGGTTTGAAGTTCCGATTGATATCGGCATGATGATGTCGGGCAGCATTGCATTGGGTATTGCTGTCGATGGGACGTTCCATTTTCTGCTTCGATATGAATCCGAATTGAGGAAGGAAGGGGACTCGGCTGTAGCTTCGGCTCTGTCATTGGATCATACGGGCCCGGCGATTGCCGAAGCAGCGATTATTGCAGCGGTTGGAATGCTGGCATTGAGTTTGAGCCAATTTGCTCCGACCGCACGCTTCGGCATGTTGATGACTGCTCTTTTAATCGCCGCATTGATTGGCGATCTGGTCCTGTTACCAGCGATGCTGGCCTTGCGTTCACGGAAACGCTCCATGTCTGAAGAGGAGGATCAAGCTGTCCGGTTAGAGCTCCGTGGGCCACATCAGCTTCAATCATTCCAAAACTATTCCGCAGCAGGAATGAAATAA
- a CDS encoding gamma-glutamylcyclotransferase family protein: MMTSESPLLFVYGTLKRGYCRDHYLQKAKFIGEAKTEASYLLYDCGEYPGLVHDPNGHNIEGELYEISENAWLTLDEVEGVSFNLYQRATVELLAPYHEMNVQSYLYLRSTNGLKKCGQRW, encoded by the coding sequence ATGATGACTTCAGAATCCCCCCTCCTGTTCGTCTACGGCACATTAAAACGGGGCTACTGCCGCGACCATTATCTCCAGAAAGCAAAATTCATTGGAGAAGCCAAAACAGAAGCCAGCTATCTTCTTTACGACTGCGGTGAATACCCGGGACTGGTACATGACCCCAACGGTCATAATATTGAAGGCGAACTCTACGAAATCTCTGAAAATGCCTGGCTAACTCTGGATGAAGTGGAAGGTGTCTCTTTCAATTTGTATCAGAGAGCCACAGTTGAATTACTTGCTCCATATCACGAAATGAATGTGCAAAGTTATCTTTACCTTCGCTCCACTAATGGACTGAAGAAATGCGGACAACGGTGGTGA
- a CDS encoding alpha/beta hydrolase family protein, with product MIRRFVMLMFVLSYGVAVHAEDLKPQMNVKYGPHERNVMDFYPAKSDKPTPVVLYIHGGGWRGGDKKTNPKPFLDRGITVIAINYRYVQNGVAENVVPPVKAPLGDAARALQFIRSKADEWNLDKKKIGATGGSAGACTSLWLAFHDDMADPNSDDPISHESTRLYCAAVNGAQVSLDPKELREWMPNYRYGAHAFGLPNFQALIDNRQDVLPWIHEYSPIELVSKDDPPIALFYRGEVPVVGSSPKDPTHSGVMGVKLAEKLESTGVEVLLVTPGVENPEFKNSTEYLIDRLTR from the coding sequence ATGATCCGCCGCTTTGTCATGCTGATGTTTGTCCTGTCTTACGGAGTAGCCGTTCACGCTGAAGATTTAAAACCTCAGATGAATGTGAAGTATGGACCTCACGAGCGAAATGTGATGGACTTCTACCCGGCCAAGTCCGACAAACCGACACCCGTCGTCCTTTACATTCATGGCGGAGGCTGGAGAGGTGGCGATAAGAAAACCAATCCGAAGCCGTTCCTGGATCGCGGGATCACCGTCATTGCAATCAACTACCGATACGTGCAGAACGGAGTTGCAGAAAACGTAGTTCCACCCGTCAAAGCACCATTAGGTGATGCGGCTCGTGCATTGCAGTTCATTCGCTCCAAGGCGGACGAGTGGAATCTGGACAAGAAAAAAATCGGAGCGACCGGAGGTTCTGCCGGTGCTTGCACTTCATTGTGGCTTGCATTCCACGATGACATGGCCGATCCAAACAGCGACGATCCGATCAGTCACGAATCCACCCGGCTCTATTGTGCAGCCGTCAACGGCGCACAGGTTTCTCTCGATCCCAAAGAATTACGCGAATGGATGCCCAACTACCGATACGGCGCTCACGCCTTCGGACTTCCAAACTTTCAGGCTCTGATTGATAACCGTCAGGACGTTCTTCCCTGGATTCATGAGTACTCGCCAATTGAGCTCGTTTCCAAAGATGATCCTCCAATCGCCCTGTTCTATCGCGGAGAAGTTCCCGTCGTCGGCTCTTCTCCCAAAGACCCGACTCATTCCGGAGTCATGGGGGTCAAGCTTGCTGAAAAACTCGAATCAACTGGAGTGGAAGTATTGCTGGTGACACCCG